Proteins from a single region of Centropristis striata isolate RG_2023a ecotype Rhode Island chromosome 9, C.striata_1.0, whole genome shotgun sequence:
- the mknk2b gene encoding MAP kinase-interacting serine/threonine-protein kinase 2b, producing MVQNKITEVTGFHRSFKGQNPFDSDDFTKNGSHLIDSSFNFDSSPRHDIPSSQPIDIPDAKKRNKKKKRCRATDSFSGRFEDVYRLQEEVLGEGAYARVQTCINLITNKEYAVKIIEKRPGHSRSRVFREVEMLYQCQGHSNILELVEFFEEEDKFYLVFEKLRGGSILAHIHKRRHFSEQEASVVVQDIASALDFLHNKGMAHRDLKPENILCKSADKISPVKICDFDLGSGIKLNSDSSPISTPELLTPCGSAEYMAPEVVEAFSEEATIYDKRCDLWSLGVILYIMLSGYPPFVGRCGGDCGWELGEPCHTCQNTLFESIQEGKYEFPEKDWAHISSSAKDLISKLLVRDAKNRLSASQVLQHPWVQGGVYDTLPTSILHQRTSNARDLTFFADKAMAVNRQLAEQDGMEDQQQQEVPFVVTATGSSMRLSPPSNSKLARRRQRNSQPKGGPVSAAELRQLLAPLVIVGDCA from the exons ATGGTGCAAAACAAGATCACCGAAGTCACTGGATTCCATCGCTCTTTCAAG GGCCAAAATCCCTTTGACTCTGACGACTTCACAAAAAATGGATCCCATCTTATTGATTCGTCATTTAATTTTGATTCCTCCCCAAGACATG ACATACCTTCCAGCCAGCCTATCGACATCCCCGATGCCAAGAAgagaaacaagaagaaaaagcgTTGCCGGGCAACTGACAGTTTCTCTGGAAGATTCGAGG ATGTCTACAGACTGCAGGAAGAGGTACTAGGAGAGGGCGCTTATGCCAGAGTGCAAACATGCATCAACCTCATCACCAACAAAGAGTATGCTGTCAAG ATCATTGAGAAAAGACCAGGTCACAGCCGCAGCCGTGTCTTCCGTGAGGTTGAAATGCTCTATCAGTGCCAGGGCCAcag taacaTCCTGGAGCTGGTGGAGTTCTTTGAAGAGGAAGACAAGTTCTACCTGGTGTTTGAAAAGCTCAGAGGAG GGTCAATCTTGGCACACATTCACAAGAGACGGCACTTCAGTGAGCAGGAAGCCAGTGTTGTCGTGCAGGACATTGCCAGCGCTCTAGATTTCCTGCATAACAAGG GAATGGCACATAGAGACCTGAAACCTGAAAACATTCTCTGTAAGAGCGCAGACAAG ATTTCCCCAGTCAAGATCTGTGACTTTGACTTGGGCAGTGGGATCAAGCTGAATAGCGACAGCTCACCCATCTCCACCCCTGAGCTCCTGACTCCT tgtggctCAGCAGAGTACATGGCCCCTGAGGTGGTTGAGGCTTTCAGTGAAGAGGCCACAATTTACGACAAGCGATGTGACCTGTGGAGCCTTGGAGTCATCCTCTACATCATGCTGAGCGGCTACCCACCCTTCGTTGGCCGCTGTGGAGGTGACTGTGGCTGGGAATTGGGGGAACCCTGCCACACCTGCCAG AACACTTTGTTTGAGAGTATCCAGGAAGGAAAATACGAGTTTCCAGAGAAAGACTGGGCTCACATCTCCTCAAGTGCCAAAGACCTAATATCCAAACTTCTGGTTCGGGATGCCAAAAACCGCCTGAGTGCCAGCCAGGTGCTGCAGCACCCCTGGGTGCAGGGG ggTGTATATGACACTTTGCCAACATCCATCCTGCATCAAAG AACCAGCAATGCCAGGGATCTGACATTCTTTGCTGACAAGGCCATGGCTGTGAACCGGCAGCTGGCTGAACAGGATGGCATGGAagaccaacagcagcaggaagTCCCGTTTGTTGTTACCGCTACTGGCTCTTCCATgcgcctctctcctccttccaaCTCCAAGCTGGCCAGACGCAGGCAGCGAAACAGCCAGCCCAAGGGAGGGCCCGTCTCCGCTGCAGAGCTTCGTCAGCTCTTGGCCCCTCTCGTTATTGTTGGAGACTGTGCCTGA